The nucleotide sequence GAATTAGTAGAAAAAAAACTTAATCATCTTGTGAGAATTGATGAATTGACAGGTGTTTTTAATAGAAGAGCCTTTGAGGAGATGTTTAACTTAGAGTGGGCTAGAACCATTAGAAGCAATGGATCTTTTTCAGCATTGATGATTGACATAGATAATTTTAAAAACTTTAATGACACCTATGGTCACCTTAAAGGAGATGAGTGTCTAAAAGATGTTGCTAAAATAATTGAAAAAACACTGAGAAGAATAACTGATGAAGTTGCACGATTAGGTGGGGAGGAATTTATAGTATTGCTGCCGGAAACTGATTCTGAAGGTGCGGAGTTAATTGCAGAGGAAATAAGAAAAAATGTAGAAGGGTTACAGATACTCAATGAAGGGGTAGATACCTCTAGATTTGTAACTATCAGTATAGGAGTTTCTAGTGTTATCCCTACGAGATTTATTGAAAAAAAAGAATTTATAGATTGCGCGGATAAAGCATTATATATTGCTAAAAAGAATGGTAAAAATATGACCTATGTATATAAATAAAAAGTAATATAGTATTCAGTATTTTTTATTTATATAGATTAGAATAATCTGTATATTTAGATATCTTGAATTAAAAAAAATCCTTGTAGAAAAGTATAAAAAATGATAAAATATTCACTGCTTAAAAAATAAGATAAGTTTAGGAGAAAAATAAATGAAGAACAAAGTATTGGATTTAAACTATATAGGTTTAGATAATCTCATGTTAAAATATGAGATAGATACTTGCAACTTTGAAAACATAAAACATAATCTAAGTGTATACTAATATAAATGTATATACTTAGATTTTTTTAATTTTTAGGAGGTATAAAATGAAATATGATATTATATTTGCTGGTGGTGGACAAGCTAGTGTCTTTGGAGCATACGAAGCTATCAATAAAAATCCAAACCTTAAGATAATGGTGATCGATAAGGGTCAAATGTTGGATAAAAGAGTATGTCCTAAAGAGAAGCTAGGTAGATGTGTAAAATGTCCTACTTGTGCGATCATTTATGGTGTGAGTGGAGCAGGAGCTTATTCGGATTCAAAATTTAATATGGATTATAGAGTAGGAGGAGACGTACATACTATAACGAGTAAAACTTTAGTAAATGAGACTATTCAGTATGTTGCGGATATCTACAAAGATTTTGGATTTGATGATGAACCTACAGGGTTAGTTTATAATGATGAGATGGAATTAATAAAGAGAAGATGTATTGAAAACGATATTCAATTAGTAGATACTCCTACTATGCATTTGGGAACCGATGGTTCTAGAGAATTATACTCTAAATTAATAAATACTCTTTTAGAAAAAGGTGTAGAATTCAGCTCAAATTCAGATTTTAAAGATTTAATAATTGAAGATGGAGAGATAAAAGGTGCAATTGTTGAGACTAAAGAAGGGGAAAAGACTTTTTATAGTGATAAAATCATAACAGCTCTAGGTAGAAGTGGAGCTAAACAAATGATGAAAATGTGCCAAAAACATGGGATAGGATATAGTGCAGGATCGGTAGATATCGGTGTAAGGGTAGAGATCCCTGATGTAGTAATGAAAACTGTCAACAAAAACTTCTATGAAGCAAAGATGGTATTTTATACAAAAAAATATAATGACAAGATGAGAACTTTCTGTAGTAATCCTAGCGGGTTTATAGCTGTAGAAAAACATAGTGATAATATTATGTTAGCTAATGGTCATGCATACAAAAATAAAAAATCAACTAATACAAACTTAGCATTGTTATGTACTAAATCATTTACAGAGCCATTTAATCAACCATTTGAATATGCAGCTTCTATCGCTAAGATGTCAACTATGCTGACAGGTGGGAAAGTATTATGTCAGTCATACGGAGATCTGAAAGCAGGTAGAAGGTCTACAGAGGAGAGAATGTCTAGATTGAATATAGAACCTACAACGGAAGATTACGTAGCAGGAGATATTTCACTGGCTTGTCCAAAGAGAATTTTAGATAATATAATGGAATTTGTAGAGGTACATGATAAGGTAACTCCTGGGTTTGCATCTAACGATCTATTATTATATTTTCCAGAGATCAAGTTTAGAAGTACAAGGATGACTATCGATTCAAATATGGAAACTACTGTAAAGGGTCTTTACTCAGTAGGAGATAGCTCAGGTTATGGAAGTGGATTAAATATTGCAGCAGTAATGGGAATATTAGCAGTAAGAGATATTTTAGGAAAGATAAAATAATATATATAGATAAATAACCAACCAACCAACCTCCTACAATCTAAAGTAATTTAGTTTTGTAGGAGGGTTTTTTATTGATAAAAAATAAGGTTTTTTAGGAAACACTATAAAAAATGTGCTAAAATAAGATTATAAAAGATAGTGAATAATAGTAATTTAATAAATAGTAAAAAATCATGACTACTAACAGCAAAATGGGAGGGAACTATGAAAAACAAATTTGTACATTTACACCTACATACAGAATATAGCCTCCTAGATGGAGTGGGAAAGATCGATGAGTATCTAGATCGTGCTCTGGAACTAAAGATGGATAGTGTGGCAATTACCGATCATGGAAATATGTTTGGTGCCATAGAATTTTATAAGAAAGCACGAAAAAGAGGGATAAAGCCAATCCTTGGAATGGAAGCTTATATAAGTTTGGGTTCAATGAAGGAAAAGGAAAAAACAACCTATCACCTGGTACTTTTAGCTAAAAATGAAATAGGTTATAAAAATCTTATGAAACTATCTTCCATAGGATATTTGGATGGATTCTACTATAAACCCAGGATAGATAAAACTGTTTTAAAAAAATATAGTGAAGGACTCATAGGATTATCAGCCTGTATGCAGGGGGAGATAGCCCGTGGTATTAGAGATGAGAAAACTGCTGAGGAGTTAGGGAGTGTCATAGATTCCTATATAGATATATTTGGAAAGAAAGATTTCTATATAGAGTTACAGGATAATGGAATCCCAGAACAATATCCAATTAACGATAAATTATATAAATTAGCAAGGGAACATGATCTACAAGTAGTGGGAACAAATGATGTTCACTACGCCCATTATGGGCAGCACGGGTTACAGGATGTCCTAATCTGTATACAAACAGGAAGCAAGATAGATGATGAGAAGAGGATGAGAATCCATACCAATGAATTGTTTATGAAAAGTAGGGAACAGTTGGTAGAAAAATTGGGGAAATATGAAGGTGCTTTAGAAAATACAGTAAAGATAGCAGAAAAATGTAACCTAGAGATTGAGTTTGGTAAATTTAAATTTCCTGAATATGAAGTCGGAGAAGAATTCAAAGATGTTCATGAGTATCTAAGAAAATTGGTCTATGATGGTTTGGACAAAAGATATCCAAACGGCATAGAGGAAAAGGCTATAGAAAGAGTAGAATACGAATTAGGAATTATAAGTAAGATGGGGTATGAAGAATATTTTGTTGTTGTTTGGGATTTTATAGATTATGCTAAAAGACAGAATATACCTATAGGTCCTGGAAGGGGATCGGCCGCTGGTAGTATGGTCGCTTATACCCTTGGGATAACAGAGTTAGATCCCATAAAGTATAACCTTATATTTGAAAGATTTCTGAATCCGGAACGGATCTCTATGCCGGATATAGATATAGATATTTGCCAGGAAAGACGGCATGAACTTATAGAATATGTAGGAAAAAAATATGGCAGAGATAGAGTAGCTCAGATAATTACCTTTGGAACAATGAAGGCTAGAGCTGCCATAAGGGATGTGGGAAGAGCTTTAAATATACCTCTTTATAAGGTCGATAAATTGGCCAAATTAATCCCGCAGTTTTATACAATAGACAGAGCTATCCGCGATATAGGCGAATTTAAAAGGGCCTATGACACAGATGATGAGGCTAAAAAAATAATAGACATATCTAGAGGGTTGGAAAATAAGGTGAGACATGCTTCTGTTCATGCTGCAGGAGTAGTGATAACTAAAAATCCACTGACCAATGATGTGCCATTATATTCGGATTCCAAAGGGGAGCAGGTCTGCACTCAATATCAGATGAAGGAATTAGAGGATTTAGGTCTATTAAAAATGGACTTCTTGGGACTACGAAATCTAACTATACTTCAAAGAACTATAGATTATATAGAGGATGGAGTAGGTGTGAAAATAGAACTGAGTGATGTTCCACTAGATGCTCCACTGGTATATGATGCACTCCAAAGGGGAGATACCCTAGGAGTGTTCCAATTGGAATCTAGAGGTGTAAGAAAGTTATTAAAAAAATTAAAACCCAATAGTTTTGATGATGTCATTGCAGTTTTAGCTCTGTATCGGCCGGGACCTTTGGGGTCTGGGATGGTAGATGACTATATAGGTGTAAAAAATGGATTGAAAGATGCTGTATATCCCCATGAAAGTCTGGAAGAGGTGTTAAAGGAAACATATGGAGTAATATTGTACCAGGAACAGGTAATGAAAATAGCTTCTATTATGGCAAATTATTCTTTAGGGGAAGCAGATCTACTTCGTCGTGCTATGGGAAAAAAGATAGCAGAACTTATGGAAGAAAATAGATTAATATTTATTGAAAGATCAATAAAAAATGGCTATGAAAAAAAGATAGCAGAAAATGTATTCTATCTTATAGATAAGTTTGCGGGATATGGGTTCAATAAGTCTCATTCGGCAGCTTATGGACTTATAGCTTATTGGACGGCATACTTTAAGGAGTACTATCCAAAGTATTACTATGCAGCTCTTATGACCTCTGAACGGGGTAATAATGATAAGCTGGCTATCTATATAGATGATGCTAAAAGTCATGGGATAGATGTAGGTTTACCCGATATAAATAAAGTTAGTAATAAATTTATAGTGGATGGGGAGCAGATTAGGTTTGGAATGTCCGCTATAAAGAACCTAGGTGAAGGAATAATAGATAAACTCAGTAAAGATATAGATGAGTTTGGAATGTATAAAACTTTTGAAGATTTTGTTATTCGGACTAAGAAGATAGGGATGAATAAAAAAGCCTTGGAAGCTCTAGTATTATCAGGGACATTGGATAGTCTTCCAGGAAATAGAAGGGAAAAATATAGTTGCATCGAAAAGTCTTTGGTCTATGCTGCTCGTGTAGCTAAGGAAGATGAGATCCAGCAGATGAACTTATTTGGAGAAGCTCGTGCCACTATAGAGAGTTTTACCATGGGAACAATGGAAGAATATAAGATAGAAAATATCTTAAAAGGTGAGAAAGAATACCTTGGATTTTATTTTACTGGGCATCCATTGGATAAATATAATGAACTGTTAAATGTATATGAACTGGATAAATTAGTGGAATTAAAAGTCGATAGACCACATCATGTACGGACTTGTGGGATAATCAGCGGGATAAAAAAAATAATAACTAAAAAAAATAAACAGATGATGGCTGTATTTACTCTGGAAGATCACTTTGGAACCGTTAGTTGTACTGTATTTCCCAATGAGTTTGACAGATTATCTAACTATCTTGTAGAGGGAAATGCTGTATACTTAGAGGGGAGTGTACAATTAGACTTTTTTGGTGGAAACGAAGAAAAAAAGATAGTTATCAGAGAATTGAAATATTTAGAAGATATAGTGGAAGTACCTAGTTTTAAGGTGTATATACTAGTAGATGAAGAGACCAAGATAAAACTGCCTAAATTAAAAAAGATATTATTGGATCACAAAGGAAAGCATAGGGTCTACATTGCACTTAGAGAAAAAGATGGAAACAGAGTGGTTGAGTTGGGAGAAAAATATAAAGTAGAACCGAGTTCAGATTTTATCCATCAGGTAGGAGAACTCTTAGGAATAGATAAAATGAAGATTAAATAACAGGTGTATTTTAGTTCTTGAAAGAAGATATTATATGTGTTAAAATTTAGAGCGACTAAATGAGATTATGGGGAGGCAAGATGAAAAACGATATGAATACTATCAATGAGATAATAAAAGTAATAGGTGAGTCACAACTTACAGAGATATCTATAGAGGAAAAAGATTTTAAACTTCTTATAAAGAAGCCTAAGTTAGTATTAGAAGGAAGTATAGAAGAGGTAGAAGAAATAGAAGAGGCAGCAGCAGAAGTAGCTGTAACAGAACAAGTGAAAGAGATAATATCTGAAAGTGTAGGAAGATTTTACTATATAAATAAAGATGAAAAACCTATGATGACAGTAGGGATGGCTGTAAAAAAAGGTCAAAAAGTTGGTTATGTAGAAGCAATAGGAATTAAAACAGATATAAAAAGTGAATTTGATGGTGAAATAAAAGAAATTTTAGTAAAAAATGGAGAGGTTGCCGAATACGGAAAAGTATTGGTTAAAATAGGAGAATAATTAGGAGGAAAAAAGATGTTTAAGAAGATATTAATCGCTAACCGTGGAGAGATAGCAGTTAGAATAATAAGAGCAGCAAAAGAATTAGAGATAAAGACAGTTGCTGTATACTCTGCAGCAGATAAGGAAAGTTTACATGTAACCTTAGCTGATGAAGCTATTTGTATAGGACCTGCAATGAGTACTGAATCATACTTAAAAATACCAAATATAATTGCAGCAGCAGAAGCTACAGGAGCAGAAGCTATTCATCCAGGTTATGGATTCTTAGCTGAAAATGCTGATTTTGCAAAAATCTGTAAAAGACATGGGATAGTATTTATAGGGCCTAGTCCAGAGTGTATCAACAATATGGGAGATAAAGCTACAGCTCGTGCAACGGCAGTAGAAAATGGAGTGCCTCTAACTAATGGAACTGGAATAATCCATAAGATGGAAGATGCTAGAAAGGTAGTTCATGAGAAGATAGGTTACCCGGTAATGATAAAAGCCACTGCCGGTGGTGGTGGAAAAGGTATGAGAATAGCTAGAGATGATGAAGAGTTTGCAGTAAACTTTAGAGCAGCTCAGAATGAAGCCGATGCAGCATTTGGAAATCCAGATTGTTATGTAGAAAAATATGTAGAAAACCCAAGACATATAGAGTTTCAGATTGTAGGAGATAAATTTGGAAATGTAGTTCATTTAGGAGAAAGAGACTGTTCTATTCAAAGAAGACATCAAAAATTAGTTGAGGAGGCACCATCTGCTACTTTACCAGAAGATGTAAGGGTAAAGATGGGAGAAGCAGCTGTAAAATTAGCTAAAGCTATAAACTATGACTCTGTCGGAACTTTAGAATTTTTAGTGGATGTAAATAATGACTTCTTCTTTATGGAGATGAATACAAGAGTACAAGTTGAGCATACTATTACGGAAGCTATTACTGGTTTTGATATAATTAAAGCTCAAATAATCGTGGCATCAGGTCATGAGTTACATGTGAAACAATCAGACATAGAACTTCATGGACATTCTATTGAATGTAGAATAAATGCAGAGGATCCAGAAAATGGATTTATGCCTTCAGCAGGAACATTGGAGAAATACATTGTTCCAGGTGGAATAGGAGTTAGAGTAGATTCTCATTCATACCAAGGGTATAGCATACCACCATACTACGATTCTATGATTGGAAAATTAATAGTTCATGGTGTAGATAGAGAGGAAGCTATCATCAGAATGAAGAGAGCACTTGAAGAATATAAGATAGAAGGAGTAGAAACTACTATTAAATTTCATGAAAAAGTATTAGAAAATGAAGAGTTTAAAAGTGGAAATTATTCAACTAACTTTATAGAGAAAAATTTTCCTGAATATTTAAAAGGATAAAAATTTAAAAGGAGGATATAGTCCTCCTTTTTCCTTGAAATAATGAAATTAAAATTTAATTTAGTATATATTAATAAAAAATATAGGAAATGATAAAAAAAATGATATACTATAAGTGTAACTGTTTATAAGTGAAAGATAATTTTGGAGGTGGACAGATGTCTGAATTAGGAAACATTAAAATA is from Psychrilyobacter atlanticus DSM 19335 and encodes:
- a CDS encoding NAD(P)/FAD-dependent oxidoreductase; the protein is MKYDIIFAGGGQASVFGAYEAINKNPNLKIMVIDKGQMLDKRVCPKEKLGRCVKCPTCAIIYGVSGAGAYSDSKFNMDYRVGGDVHTITSKTLVNETIQYVADIYKDFGFDDEPTGLVYNDEMELIKRRCIENDIQLVDTPTMHLGTDGSRELYSKLINTLLEKGVEFSSNSDFKDLIIEDGEIKGAIVETKEGEKTFYSDKIITALGRSGAKQMMKMCQKHGIGYSAGSVDIGVRVEIPDVVMKTVNKNFYEAKMVFYTKKYNDKMRTFCSNPSGFIAVEKHSDNIMLANGHAYKNKKSTNTNLALLCTKSFTEPFNQPFEYAASIAKMSTMLTGGKVLCQSYGDLKAGRRSTEERMSRLNIEPTTEDYVAGDISLACPKRILDNIMEFVEVHDKVTPGFASNDLLLYFPEIKFRSTRMTIDSNMETTVKGLYSVGDSSGYGSGLNIAAVMGILAVRDILGKIK
- a CDS encoding acetyl-CoA carboxylase biotin carboxyl carrier protein, encoding MKNDMNTINEIIKVIGESQLTEISIEEKDFKLLIKKPKLVLEGSIEEVEEIEEAAAEVAVTEQVKEIISESVGRFYYINKDEKPMMTVGMAVKKGQKVGYVEAIGIKTDIKSEFDGEIKEILVKNGEVAEYGKVLVKIGE
- a CDS encoding DNA polymerase III subunit alpha, yielding MKNKFVHLHLHTEYSLLDGVGKIDEYLDRALELKMDSVAITDHGNMFGAIEFYKKARKRGIKPILGMEAYISLGSMKEKEKTTYHLVLLAKNEIGYKNLMKLSSIGYLDGFYYKPRIDKTVLKKYSEGLIGLSACMQGEIARGIRDEKTAEELGSVIDSYIDIFGKKDFYIELQDNGIPEQYPINDKLYKLAREHDLQVVGTNDVHYAHYGQHGLQDVLICIQTGSKIDDEKRMRIHTNELFMKSREQLVEKLGKYEGALENTVKIAEKCNLEIEFGKFKFPEYEVGEEFKDVHEYLRKLVYDGLDKRYPNGIEEKAIERVEYELGIISKMGYEEYFVVVWDFIDYAKRQNIPIGPGRGSAAGSMVAYTLGITELDPIKYNLIFERFLNPERISMPDIDIDICQERRHELIEYVGKKYGRDRVAQIITFGTMKARAAIRDVGRALNIPLYKVDKLAKLIPQFYTIDRAIRDIGEFKRAYDTDDEAKKIIDISRGLENKVRHASVHAAGVVITKNPLTNDVPLYSDSKGEQVCTQYQMKELEDLGLLKMDFLGLRNLTILQRTIDYIEDGVGVKIELSDVPLDAPLVYDALQRGDTLGVFQLESRGVRKLLKKLKPNSFDDVIAVLALYRPGPLGSGMVDDYIGVKNGLKDAVYPHESLEEVLKETYGVILYQEQVMKIASIMANYSLGEADLLRRAMGKKIAELMEENRLIFIERSIKNGYEKKIAENVFYLIDKFAGYGFNKSHSAAYGLIAYWTAYFKEYYPKYYYAALMTSERGNNDKLAIYIDDAKSHGIDVGLPDINKVSNKFIVDGEQIRFGMSAIKNLGEGIIDKLSKDIDEFGMYKTFEDFVIRTKKIGMNKKALEALVLSGTLDSLPGNRREKYSCIEKSLVYAARVAKEDEIQQMNLFGEARATIESFTMGTMEEYKIENILKGEKEYLGFYFTGHPLDKYNELLNVYELDKLVELKVDRPHHVRTCGIISGIKKIITKKNKQMMAVFTLEDHFGTVSCTVFPNEFDRLSNYLVEGNAVYLEGSVQLDFFGGNEEKKIVIRELKYLEDIVEVPSFKVYILVDEETKIKLPKLKKILLDHKGKHRVYIALREKDGNRVVELGEKYKVEPSSDFIHQVGELLGIDKMKIK
- a CDS encoding diguanylate cyclase, with amino-acid sequence MSNYSTNILIVDDTRANLISLEAILEGENLNILTASNGNDALKILLKRKIDIVLLDVQMPGMNGFEVAELMRANNKTKDIPIIFITAINKEEEYIFKGYELGAVDYLYKPISNEILKSKVKVFVKLNEQTKIIEEKTRALEEKIAQLELVEKKLNHLVRIDELTGVFNRRAFEEMFNLEWARTIRSNGSFSALMIDIDNFKNFNDTYGHLKGDECLKDVAKIIEKTLRRITDEVARLGGEEFIVLLPETDSEGAELIAEEIRKNVEGLQILNEGVDTSRFVTISIGVSSVIPTRFIEKKEFIDCADKALYIAKKNGKNMTYVYK
- the accC gene encoding acetyl-CoA carboxylase biotin carboxylase subunit, with product MFKKILIANRGEIAVRIIRAAKELEIKTVAVYSAADKESLHVTLADEAICIGPAMSTESYLKIPNIIAAAEATGAEAIHPGYGFLAENADFAKICKRHGIVFIGPSPECINNMGDKATARATAVENGVPLTNGTGIIHKMEDARKVVHEKIGYPVMIKATAGGGGKGMRIARDDEEFAVNFRAAQNEADAAFGNPDCYVEKYVENPRHIEFQIVGDKFGNVVHLGERDCSIQRRHQKLVEEAPSATLPEDVRVKMGEAAVKLAKAINYDSVGTLEFLVDVNNDFFFMEMNTRVQVEHTITEAITGFDIIKAQIIVASGHELHVKQSDIELHGHSIECRINAEDPENGFMPSAGTLEKYIVPGGIGVRVDSHSYQGYSIPPYYDSMIGKLIVHGVDREEAIIRMKRALEEYKIEGVETTIKFHEKVLENEEFKSGNYSTNFIEKNFPEYLKG